A region from the Bradyrhizobium erythrophlei genome encodes:
- a CDS encoding ABC transporter substrate-binding protein codes for MPAIHLRLGAFSAAFAIAALLSSGASAQKKYDTGATDTEIKIGNIMPYSGPVSAYGVIGKTEQAYFNKINAEGGINGRKINFISYDDGYSPPKTVEQARKLVESDEVLFVFNPLGTPPNSAIQKYMNTKKVPQLFVATGATKWNDPKEFPWTMGWQPNYQSESRIYAKYILKNMPDARIAVLYQNDDYGKDYLRGLKDGLGAKASSMIIAEESYETTEPTIDSHIVNLKASGADVFFNVTTPKFAAQAIKKNAEIGWKPLHFLNNVSASIGSVIKPAGFDASQNIISSAYIKDPSDPQWKNDPGMNAFDEFLAKYYPEGNRIDLNLMYGYTVAQGLVHVLKACGDNLTRENIMKQAASIQDLELGGLLPGIKVNTSATDFAPISQLQLMKFKGEKWDLFGEIISGDVGG; via the coding sequence ATGCCTGCTATCCATTTGCGATTGGGGGCCTTTTCGGCTGCCTTCGCGATAGCCGCGTTGCTGAGCAGCGGCGCATCCGCGCAAAAGAAATACGACACCGGCGCCACCGATACCGAAATCAAGATCGGCAACATCATGCCCTACAGCGGACCCGTTTCCGCCTACGGCGTGATCGGCAAGACCGAACAGGCCTACTTCAACAAGATCAATGCCGAAGGCGGCATCAACGGCCGCAAGATCAATTTCATCAGCTATGACGACGGCTACAGTCCGCCCAAGACGGTCGAGCAGGCGCGCAAGCTGGTGGAAAGCGACGAGGTGCTCTTCGTCTTCAACCCGCTGGGCACGCCGCCGAACTCGGCGATCCAGAAATATATGAACACGAAAAAGGTGCCGCAGCTGTTCGTCGCCACCGGCGCCACCAAGTGGAACGACCCGAAGGAGTTTCCGTGGACCATGGGCTGGCAGCCCAACTACCAGAGCGAATCGCGCATCTACGCCAAGTACATTCTCAAGAATATGCCCGACGCCAGGATCGCCGTGCTGTATCAGAACGACGATTACGGCAAAGACTATCTCAGAGGCTTGAAGGACGGGTTAGGCGCCAAGGCCTCATCGATGATCATCGCCGAGGAAAGCTACGAGACCACCGAGCCAACCATCGACTCGCACATCGTCAACCTGAAAGCGAGCGGCGCCGACGTGTTCTTCAACGTCACCACGCCGAAATTCGCCGCGCAGGCCATCAAGAAGAACGCCGAGATCGGGTGGAAGCCGCTGCACTTCCTCAACAACGTCTCAGCCTCGATCGGCAGCGTGATCAAGCCGGCCGGCTTTGACGCCAGTCAGAACATCATCTCCTCCGCTTACATCAAGGACCCTTCCGATCCGCAGTGGAAGAATGATCCGGGCATGAACGCATTCGACGAGTTCCTCGCCAAGTACTACCCGGAAGGCAACAGGATCGATCTCAACCTGATGTATGGCTACACCGTCGCGCAGGGGCTCGTGCATGTGCTGAAGGCCTGCGGCGACAACCTGACGCGGGAAAACATCATGAAGCAGGCGGCCAGCATCCAGGATCTGGAACTCGGCGGCCTGTTGCCGGGCATCAAGGTTAATACCAGCGCCACCGACTTCGCCCCAATCTCCCAGCTTCAATTGATGAAGTTCAAGGGCGAGAAATGGGACCTGTTCGGGGAGATCATCAGCGGCGACGTCGGCGGCTGA
- a CDS encoding branched-chain amino acid ABC transporter permease — translation MELFTNQILAGIATGAIYACMALAVVMIYQAIDHLNFAQGEMAMFSTFISWQLMQWGIPYWGAFVLTLALSFAGGILIERLLFKPLAKAPILTNVAGFIALYAIINSVAGLIWDFTIKQYPTPFGSTPFLGSQLISTHQAGMIGVTVLLLVLLFFFFQYTRIGLAMRAAASLPESARLVGINTSWMIALGWGMAAAIGSIAGMLIAPVVFLEPNMMGGVLIYGFAAAVLGGLTSPFGAVIGGFLVGIFENLAGTYIPGVGNELKLPIALALIITVLVVKPAGLFGRPIVKRV, via the coding sequence ATGGAGCTTTTCACCAATCAAATCCTGGCCGGTATCGCCACCGGCGCGATTTATGCCTGCATGGCGCTCGCGGTGGTCATGATCTACCAGGCGATCGACCATCTCAATTTCGCGCAAGGCGAAATGGCGATGTTCTCGACCTTCATTTCCTGGCAGCTGATGCAATGGGGCATCCCCTATTGGGGCGCCTTCGTGCTCACGCTGGCCCTCTCCTTCGCCGGCGGCATCCTGATCGAGCGGCTGTTGTTCAAGCCGCTGGCAAAAGCGCCGATCCTGACCAACGTGGCCGGCTTCATCGCGCTGTATGCGATCATCAACAGCGTCGCCGGGCTGATCTGGGACTTCACCATCAAGCAGTACCCGACCCCGTTCGGGTCGACGCCGTTCCTCGGCAGCCAGCTGATCTCGACCCATCAGGCCGGCATGATCGGCGTCACCGTGCTGCTGCTGGTGTTGCTGTTCTTCTTCTTCCAGTACACGCGGATCGGACTTGCGATGCGCGCCGCCGCCTCGCTGCCTGAATCGGCGCGGCTGGTCGGCATCAACACCTCCTGGATGATCGCGCTCGGCTGGGGCATGGCGGCGGCGATCGGCTCGATCGCCGGCATGCTGATCGCCCCGGTGGTGTTCCTGGAGCCGAACATGATGGGCGGCGTCCTGATCTACGGATTTGCCGCCGCGGTGCTAGGCGGGCTGACCAGCCCGTTCGGCGCCGTGATCGGCGGCTTCCTGGTCGGCATCTTCGAAAATCTCGCGGGAACCTACATTCCGGGCGTCGGCAACGAACTGAAGCTGCCGATCGCGCTGGCGCTGATTATCACCGTCCTGGTTGTCAAACCGGCTGGGCTGTTCGGCCGGCCCATCGTGAAGCGAGTTTGA
- a CDS encoding ABC transporter substrate-binding protein, with amino-acid sequence MPVVTSRLAIASAALIVLAASSSGALAQKKYDTGATDTEIKIGNIMPYSGPASAYGVIGKTEAAYFKKINDAGGINGRKINFISYDDAYSPPKAVEQARKLVESDEVLFIFNSLGTPSNSAIHKYMNSKKVPQLFVATGATKWNDPKDFPWTMGWQPNYQSETQIYAKYLLKNKPDAKIAVLYQNDDYGKDYLKGLKDGLGAKAATMIIAEESFETTEPTIDSHIVKLKSSGADVFLDIATPKFAAQAIKKVAEIDWKPLHFLNNVSASVGSVLKPAGFQNAQDIISAAYLKDASDPQWNEDPGMKEFYAFLAKDFPDGDKLDQSTVVGYGVAQTLVHVLQQCGDNLTRENIMKQAASIKDFRTEVMLPGIKINTGPDDFAPISQLQLMRFKGERWNLFGDVISADVGG; translated from the coding sequence ATGCCTGTTGTCACCAGCAGACTAGCCATTGCTTCGGCGGCGCTCATCGTGCTCGCAGCGTCGAGCAGCGGCGCGCTTGCTCAGAAAAAATACGATACCGGCGCTACCGATACCGAAATCAAGATCGGCAACATCATGCCCTATAGCGGCCCGGCCTCCGCCTATGGCGTGATCGGCAAGACCGAGGCCGCCTACTTCAAGAAGATCAACGATGCCGGCGGCATCAACGGCCGCAAGATCAATTTCATCAGCTACGATGACGCCTATAGTCCGCCGAAGGCGGTCGAGCAGGCCCGCAAGCTGGTCGAGAGCGACGAGGTGCTGTTCATCTTCAATTCGCTGGGGACGCCGTCGAATTCGGCGATCCACAAATACATGAATTCGAAGAAGGTGCCGCAGCTGTTCGTCGCCACCGGCGCCACCAAGTGGAACGATCCCAAGGACTTTCCCTGGACCATGGGCTGGCAGCCCAACTACCAGAGCGAAACCCAGATCTATGCGAAGTACCTTCTGAAGAACAAGCCGGACGCCAAGATCGCGGTGCTCTACCAGAACGACGATTACGGCAAGGACTACCTCAAGGGCCTGAAGGATGGCCTGGGCGCCAAGGCCGCCACGATGATCATCGCCGAGGAAAGTTTCGAGACCACGGAGCCGACGATCGACAGCCATATCGTCAAGCTCAAATCGAGCGGCGCCGATGTATTCCTCGATATCGCGACCCCGAAATTCGCCGCACAGGCGATCAAGAAGGTGGCGGAGATCGACTGGAAACCGCTGCACTTCCTCAACAACGTGTCGGCGTCGGTCGGCAGCGTCCTCAAGCCGGCCGGTTTCCAGAATGCGCAGGACATCATTTCCGCCGCCTATCTCAAGGATGCCTCGGATCCGCAGTGGAACGAGGATCCCGGCATGAAGGAATTCTATGCGTTCCTGGCCAAGGATTTTCCGGACGGCGACAAGCTAGACCAGAGCACCGTGGTCGGCTATGGCGTCGCGCAAACGCTGGTGCATGTGCTGCAACAATGCGGCGACAACCTCACCCGCGAAAACATCATGAAGCAGGCGGCCAGCATCAAGGATTTCCGCACCGAAGTGATGCTGCCCGGCATCAAGATCAACACCGGCCCGGACGATTTTGCGCCGATCAGCCAGCTTCAGCTGATGCGGTTCAAGGGCGAAAGGTGGAACCTGTTCGGCGACGTCATCAGCGCCGACGTCGGAGGGTAA
- a CDS encoding MarR family winged helix-turn-helix transcriptional regulator produces MTVSKTATVDARDSSKTSRTARKEPVETTVEAPALQMGELSELLGYSLKRAQLRVFEDFLRCVAPLQLTPAQFSVLLLLDKNPGRNQTEIANTLGILRPNFVAMLDGLESRDLCSRMRSANDRRSHILVLTDKGRAVLARAKKLVASKHEARLNELLGPANRAALLEMLATIAREF; encoded by the coding sequence ATGACTGTTTCCAAGACCGCCACCGTCGATGCCAGGGACTCGAGCAAGACCTCCCGCACCGCCCGCAAGGAGCCTGTCGAGACGACCGTGGAAGCCCCCGCGCTGCAGATGGGCGAATTGTCCGAACTGCTGGGCTATTCGCTCAAGCGCGCTCAACTGAGGGTGTTCGAGGATTTCCTGCGCTGCGTCGCACCGCTGCAACTGACCCCGGCGCAGTTCTCGGTGCTGTTGCTGCTCGACAAGAATCCCGGGCGCAACCAGACCGAGATCGCCAATACGCTCGGCATCCTGCGGCCGAACTTCGTGGCGATGCTCGACGGGCTGGAGAGCCGCGATCTGTGTTCGCGGATGCGTTCCGCCAACGATCGCCGCTCCCACATCCTGGTCCTCACCGACAAGGGCAGGGCGGTGCTGGCCCGCGCCAAGAAACTCGTCGCCTCCAAGCACGAAGCGCGTCTCAACGAACTGCTCGGCCCCGCCAACCGCGCCGCGCTGCTGGAAATGCTGGCGACCATCGCACGGGAGTTTTGA
- a CDS encoding ABC transporter permease subunit: MKERLPVLVFALVMAAIPFIPGMPPFWIVLLDNIGLSALVAMGLVLLTGVGGLTSFGQAAFCGFGAYTTAVLTTTYGLSPWLTLPLSLLVSGLAAVLLGLVTVRLSGHYLPLGTIAWGLGLFYLFSKLEFLGRNDGISAIPPLSIGAFKMIDPGSIYFAIWIAVLLSALLTMNLLDSRTGRAIRALRRGHIAAEAFGVQTPRAKLLVFIYAAVLAGLSGWLYAHFQRAANPTPFGAQAGIEYLFIAVVGGAGYVWGGVLGAAIVVVLKEILQSYLPYIFGGQVQLETIVFGILLVVLLQLAPTGVWPWLTARLPLKTGRRRPDATLTLPMRPRAAGASSVLLQIEKARKQFGGVIAVNDVSFDVWAREIVALIGPNGAGKSTTFNLITGVLTKSGGKISVLGKRIDNAPPQEVTKLGIARTFQHVKLVPDMTVLENVAIGAHLRGRSGAISSMFWLDRADEARLLAEAARQIERVGLSGQIDALAGSLSLGQQRIVEIARALCVDPMLLLLDEPAAGLRHMEKQRLAGLLRGLRDGGMSVLLVEHDMGFVMDLADRIVVLDFGTKIAEGTPQAIKTNPDVIKAYLGAVA, translated from the coding sequence ATGAAAGAGCGGCTGCCCGTCCTCGTGTTCGCGCTTGTGATGGCGGCAATCCCGTTCATCCCGGGGATGCCGCCGTTCTGGATCGTGCTCCTGGACAATATCGGGTTATCGGCGCTGGTGGCGATGGGGCTCGTGCTCCTGACCGGCGTCGGCGGCCTCACCTCGTTCGGCCAGGCGGCGTTCTGCGGCTTCGGCGCCTACACCACCGCGGTACTAACGACGACCTACGGCCTGTCGCCATGGCTGACGCTGCCGCTGTCGCTCTTGGTGAGCGGCCTCGCCGCGGTGCTGCTCGGCCTCGTTACGGTGCGGCTGTCCGGGCACTATCTGCCGCTCGGCACCATCGCCTGGGGCCTCGGCCTGTTTTACCTGTTCAGCAAGCTCGAATTCTTAGGGAGAAACGACGGCATCTCCGCGATCCCGCCGCTGTCGATCGGCGCCTTCAAGATGATCGATCCCGGCAGCATCTATTTTGCCATCTGGATCGCCGTCCTGCTGTCGGCGCTCCTGACCATGAACCTGCTGGACTCGCGCACCGGCCGCGCCATCCGCGCGCTGCGGCGCGGCCATATCGCCGCCGAAGCCTTCGGCGTGCAGACGCCCCGCGCCAAACTCCTGGTGTTCATCTATGCGGCCGTTCTGGCCGGGCTGTCCGGCTGGCTTTATGCGCATTTCCAGCGCGCCGCCAATCCGACCCCGTTCGGCGCCCAGGCCGGCATCGAATATCTCTTCATCGCGGTGGTCGGCGGCGCCGGCTATGTCTGGGGCGGCGTACTGGGCGCGGCCATCGTCGTCGTCCTGAAGGAGATCCTGCAGAGCTATCTGCCTTATATCTTCGGCGGCCAGGTCCAGCTCGAGACCATCGTGTTCGGCATCCTCCTGGTGGTGCTGCTGCAACTGGCGCCGACCGGCGTCTGGCCCTGGCTGACGGCGCGGCTACCCCTTAAAACCGGCCGCCGGCGGCCCGATGCAACGCTGACCCTGCCCATGCGCCCGCGCGCGGCCGGCGCGTCTTCCGTGCTGTTGCAGATCGAGAAAGCGCGCAAACAATTCGGCGGCGTCATTGCGGTCAACGACGTCTCCTTCGACGTCTGGGCCCGCGAGATCGTCGCGCTGATCGGCCCCAACGGCGCCGGCAAGAGCACGACCTTCAACCTGATCACCGGCGTGCTGACCAAGTCCGGCGGCAAGATCTCCGTGCTCGGCAAGCGCATCGACAACGCACCACCGCAGGAAGTGACGAAACTCGGCATCGCCAGGACGTTTCAGCACGTCAAGCTGGTGCCTGACATGACGGTGCTGGAGAACGTCGCGATCGGCGCGCACCTGCGCGGACGTTCCGGCGCGATCTCCAGCATGTTCTGGCTCGACCGCGCCGACGAGGCAAGACTGCTCGCGGAAGCGGCACGCCAGATCGAGCGCGTCGGGCTTTCCGGCCAGATTGACGCGCTGGCCGGCTCGCTCTCGCTCGGCCAGCAGCGCATCGTCGAAATCGCGCGCGCGCTGTGCGTCGACCCGATGCTGCTGCTGCTCGACGAGCCGGCCGCCGGCCTGCGCCACATGGAGAAGCAGCGCCTCGCCGGCCTCTTGCGCGGCTTGCGCGACGGCGGCATGTCGGTGCTGCTGGTGGAGCACGACATGGGATTCGTGATGGATCTCGCCGACCGCATCGTGGTGCTCGACTTCGGCACCAAGATCGCTGAAGGCACGCCGCAAGCGATCAAGACCAATCCCGACGTCATCAAGGCCTATCTCGGAGCGGTCGCATGA
- a CDS encoding ABC transporter substrate-binding protein, translating to MFSKQELRIAAFSTAVIAFAATSGGALAQKKYDTGATDTEIKIGNIMPYSGPASAYGVIGKTEQAYFNKINAEGGINGRKINFITYDDSYSPPKAVEQARKLVESDEVLVVFNPLGTPSNSAIQKYLNAKKIPQLFVATGATKWNDPKNFPWTMGWQPSYQSEAHIYAKYLLNEKPDGKIAVLYQNDDFGKDYLNGLKDGLGAKASMIVAEESYETSEPSIDNHIVKLKATGADVFFSVTTPKFAAQAIKRLAEIDWKPLHLVVNVSASVGGVIKPAGFENSQGILSAAYAKDGADSQWDNDPGMKKFFSFLEKYDPDGNKLDASVVYGYGAAQTMAKVIEMCGDDLTRANVMKQAASLKDFAPDTLLPGVKINTSETDFAPIEQLQMMRFKGDKWELFGDIISGEMEN from the coding sequence ATGTTTTCTAAACAAGAACTAAGAATCGCCGCGTTCTCGACGGCGGTCATCGCATTCGCGGCCACCTCCGGCGGAGCACTCGCCCAAAAGAAATACGACACCGGCGCCACCGACACCGAGATCAAGATCGGCAACATCATGCCCTATAGCGGTCCCGCTTCCGCCTATGGCGTGATCGGCAAGACCGAACAGGCCTACTTCAACAAGATCAACGCCGAAGGCGGCATCAACGGCCGCAAGATCAACTTTATCACCTATGACGACAGCTACAGCCCGCCCAAGGCGGTCGAACAGGCCCGCAAGCTGGTTGAGAGCGATGAAGTGCTCGTGGTGTTCAATCCGCTGGGCACGCCGTCAAACTCGGCGATCCAGAAATATCTGAACGCGAAAAAGATCCCGCAGCTGTTCGTCGCCACCGGCGCCACCAAATGGAACGATCCGAAGAACTTCCCGTGGACCATGGGCTGGCAGCCCAGCTACCAGAGCGAAGCGCATATCTACGCCAAATATCTCCTGAACGAAAAGCCGGACGGCAAGATCGCCGTGCTCTACCAGAACGACGATTTCGGCAAGGACTACCTCAACGGCCTGAAGGACGGCCTCGGCGCCAAGGCGTCGATGATCGTGGCGGAGGAAAGCTACGAGACCTCCGAACCTTCGATCGACAACCACATCGTCAAGCTGAAGGCGACCGGCGCCGACGTGTTCTTCAGCGTCACCACGCCGAAATTCGCGGCGCAGGCGATCAAGAGGCTCGCCGAAATCGACTGGAAGCCGCTGCACCTCGTCGTCAACGTCTCGGCCTCGGTCGGTGGTGTGATCAAGCCGGCGGGCTTCGAGAACAGCCAGGGCATCCTGTCGGCCGCCTATGCCAAGGACGGCGCGGATTCGCAGTGGGACAACGATCCCGGAATGAAGAAATTCTTCTCCTTCCTGGAGAAGTACGATCCCGACGGCAACAAGCTCGACGCTTCGGTGGTGTACGGCTACGGCGCGGCGCAGACCATGGCCAAGGTCATCGAGATGTGCGGTGACGACCTGACCCGCGCCAATGTGATGAAGCAGGCGGCGAGCCTGAAGGATTTTGCGCCCGACACCCTGCTGCCCGGCGTCAAGATCAACACCTCGGAAACCGATTTCGCACCGATCGAGCAGCTGCAGATGATGCGGTTCAAGGGTGACAAGTGGGAATTGTTCGGCGACATCATCTCGGGCGAGATGGAAAACTAA
- a CDS encoding glycerate kinase type-2 family protein: protein MTDRRPLLRAIFDAAVAAAHPDMVLSAHLRPPPKGRVICLAAGKAAAAMAAAAERHYLDGLGLAPSRLLGVATTRHGHGVPTRRIRVIEAGHPVPDEAGLKGAGESLRLATDAGADDLLLVLLSGGGSANWIAPVAGISFAQKQQVTRALLRSGARIGEVNTVRKHLSRIKGGRLARAGKLAEIVTLAISDVPHDDASAIASGPTVPDPTTLADARALVAKYGLDVDDAIRRALDDPGNESCKPGDAAFARAQFELIARPKQSLDAAVQLATDAGYEVIDLGADLEGEAREIAAEHARLALTARAAGKRVAILSGGELTVTVRGQGRGGPNQEYALALAGLLRDTSGISALAADTDGADGGAGSAADPAGALIDAGTFAKMKSLGLDAKAYLDNNDATAFFAATGDLLLTGPTLTNVNDVRVILVDA from the coding sequence ATGACCGACCGACGCCCTCTCCTGCGCGCGATCTTTGACGCTGCGGTCGCCGCCGCGCATCCCGACATGGTGCTGTCGGCACATCTGCGCCCCCCGCCGAAGGGCCGGGTGATCTGCCTTGCCGCCGGCAAGGCCGCGGCGGCCATGGCGGCGGCGGCGGAGCGGCACTATCTCGACGGCCTTGGCCTTGCGCCCTCGCGTCTTCTGGGGGTAGCGACCACGCGCCACGGCCATGGCGTGCCGACGCGGCGGATCAGGGTGATCGAGGCCGGCCATCCCGTGCCCGACGAGGCCGGATTGAAGGGCGCCGGGGAAAGCCTGCGTCTCGCCACGGATGCCGGCGCCGACGACCTGCTGCTGGTGCTGCTGTCGGGCGGCGGCTCGGCAAACTGGATCGCGCCGGTTGCGGGGATATCCTTCGCGCAGAAGCAACAGGTGACGCGGGCGCTGCTCCGTTCGGGCGCGAGAATCGGCGAGGTCAACACCGTCCGCAAGCATTTGTCGCGGATCAAGGGCGGCCGGCTGGCGCGCGCCGGCAAGCTCGCCGAAATCGTCACGCTGGCGATATCAGACGTTCCGCATGACGACGCTTCCGCGATCGCGTCGGGACCGACGGTGCCGGATCCGACCACGCTGGCGGACGCCCGCGCCCTGGTCGCGAAATACGGCCTCGATGTCGACGACGCCATCCGCCGCGCGCTCGACGATCCCGGTAACGAAAGCTGCAAGCCGGGCGACGCCGCCTTTGCGCGCGCCCAGTTCGAGCTGATCGCACGGCCGAAACAGTCGCTCGACGCGGCGGTGCAGCTCGCAACGGATGCAGGCTATGAGGTGATTGATCTCGGCGCCGATCTCGAAGGCGAGGCACGCGAAATTGCCGCCGAACACGCGCGGCTGGCGCTCACGGCGCGCGCGGCTGGCAAGCGCGTGGCGATCCTGTCGGGCGGCGAACTCACGGTCACCGTGCGCGGCCAGGGTCGCGGCGGCCCGAACCAGGAATATGCGCTGGCGCTGGCCGGCCTGCTCAGGGACACGTCAGGCATCTCGGCGCTGGCGGCTGACACCGACGGCGCCGACGGCGGCGCCGGGAGTGCGGCCGATCCCGCCGGCGCGCTGATCGATGCCGGCACATTTGCCAAAATGAAATCCCTCGGCCTCGACGCCAAAGCCTATCTCGACAACAACGACGCCACCGCGTTCTTCGCCGCCACCGGGGATTTGCTGCTGACCGGGCCGACGCTGACCAATGTCAACGATGTCAGGGTGATTTTGGTGGATGCTTAG
- a CDS encoding branched-chain amino acid ABC transporter permease, whose amino-acid sequence MSAVEEVVTQAPAVEAVPKRAMTLGYGTSLAILALLIVVPLFVKNFIIFQLTMLLIYGLAVLALNILTGGSGQFSLGQSAFYAVGAYTSAILMEHGGVNYALTLPIAGVICFGFGFLFGQPALRLSGVYLALATFALATAMPQLLKLGYFEYWTGGVQGLVVTKPDAPFNLPMSQDTWLYYFTLVVTIAIYIFSVNLLKSRSGRAFMAIRDNEIAASAMGIDVALYKTLAFGVSAGITGVAGGLGAIAVQFVAPDSYTITLAISLFLGMVVGGVGWLPGSIVGSAFIIFVPNIAEGISKGLSGAVFGVLLFLVIFLVPHGARQVAIVAQQLAGKLKKN is encoded by the coding sequence ATGAGCGCAGTCGAGGAAGTCGTCACCCAAGCACCCGCGGTGGAAGCCGTTCCCAAGCGGGCCATGACGCTCGGCTATGGCACGTCGCTGGCCATCCTGGCACTGCTGATCGTGGTGCCGCTGTTCGTGAAGAATTTCATCATCTTCCAGCTGACGATGCTGCTGATCTACGGCCTCGCCGTGCTGGCGCTGAACATCCTGACCGGCGGCAGCGGGCAGTTTTCGCTGGGACAGAGCGCGTTCTACGCGGTCGGCGCCTACACCTCGGCGATCCTGATGGAGCATGGCGGCGTCAATTACGCGCTGACGCTGCCGATCGCCGGCGTCATCTGCTTCGGTTTCGGATTTTTGTTCGGCCAGCCGGCACTGCGGCTTTCCGGCGTCTATCTGGCGCTCGCCACCTTCGCGCTGGCGACCGCGATGCCTCAGCTTCTGAAGCTCGGTTATTTCGAGTACTGGACCGGCGGCGTGCAGGGCCTGGTCGTGACCAAGCCCGATGCGCCGTTCAACCTGCCGATGTCGCAGGACACGTGGCTGTATTATTTCACGCTGGTGGTCACCATCGCGATCTACATCTTCTCCGTCAACCTGTTGAAATCGCGCTCGGGGCGCGCCTTCATGGCGATCCGCGACAACGAAATCGCGGCTTCCGCCATGGGCATCGACGTAGCGCTGTACAAGACGCTGGCGTTCGGCGTCTCGGCCGGCATCACCGGCGTCGCCGGCGGGTTAGGCGCCATTGCGGTGCAGTTCGTGGCGCCCGACAGCTATACCATCACGTTGGCGATCTCGCTGTTTCTCGGCATGGTGGTCGGCGGCGTCGGCTGGCTGCCCGGTTCGATCGTGGGATCGGCCTTCATCATCTTCGTGCCCAACATCGCCGAGGGGATCTCGAAGGGCCTCTCCGGCGCCGTGTTCGGCGTGCTCCTGTTCCTCGTCATCTTCCTGGTGCCGCACGGCGCACGGCAGGTCGCCATCGTCGCCCAGCAACTGGCCGGCAAACTCAAGAAAAACTAA
- a CDS encoding branched-chain amino acid ABC transporter permease, protein MNMTIMLFLVQDGITNGAIYALLGLALVLVFAVTRVILIPQGEFVTYGALTYASLSSGQMPGTARLAVAMGIVAFALDLFAGRKSPHLKLVARAFAVNIVLPSAILALTAWLAGRHPPIAVSIALSLAIVALIGLFLYRIAFQPLAHTSVLVLLIASVGCHLALQGFGLVFFGAEGQRGPTIADTAFTLGPLRFTGQSIAVYGITIAFIIALWLFFGLTLYGKALRATAVNRLGARLVGIRTTLSGQIAFLLASVIGAISGILIVPITTLYYDTGFLIGLKGFIAAIIGGLVSYPLTAVAALVVGTVEAFSSFYASNFKEVIVFTLILPVLVLRSLSAPAVEEEKD, encoded by the coding sequence TTGAACATGACGATCATGCTGTTCCTGGTGCAGGACGGCATCACCAATGGCGCGATCTATGCGTTGCTGGGGCTCGCGCTGGTGCTGGTATTCGCCGTCACGCGCGTGATCCTGATTCCGCAGGGCGAGTTCGTCACCTATGGCGCGCTGACCTATGCCTCGCTGTCGTCGGGGCAGATGCCCGGCACCGCGCGGCTGGCGGTGGCGATGGGGATCGTGGCGTTCGCGCTCGACCTGTTCGCAGGCCGCAAATCGCCGCACCTGAAGCTGGTCGCCCGCGCCTTCGCAGTCAACATCGTGCTGCCCTCGGCGATCCTCGCCCTCACCGCCTGGCTCGCCGGCCGCCATCCGCCGATCGCCGTCTCCATCGCGCTGTCGCTGGCGATCGTCGCCCTGATCGGCCTGTTTCTCTACCGCATCGCGTTTCAGCCCTTGGCGCATACCTCGGTGCTGGTGCTGCTGATCGCCTCGGTCGGCTGCCATCTGGCGCTGCAGGGGTTCGGGCTGGTGTTTTTCGGCGCCGAGGGCCAGCGCGGCCCGACCATCGCGGACACCGCCTTCACCCTCGGGCCGCTGCGCTTCACCGGCCAGAGCATCGCGGTCTATGGCATCACCATCGCCTTCATCATCGCCCTGTGGCTGTTCTTCGGGCTGACGCTGTATGGCAAGGCGCTGCGCGCCACCGCCGTCAATCGGCTGGGCGCGCGGCTGGTCGGGATCCGCACCACGCTGTCGGGGCAGATCGCATTCCTGCTGGCTTCCGTGATCGGCGCGATTTCGGGGATCCTGATCGTGCCGATCACGACGCTGTATTACGACACCGGATTCCTGATCGGGCTGAAAGGTTTCATCGCCGCGATCATCGGCGGCCTCGTCAGCTACCCCCTGACCGCGGTCGCGGCGCTGGTGGTCGGCACGGTGGAAGCGTTCTCCTCGTTCTATGCCAGCAATTTCAAGGAGGTCATCGTGTTCACGCTGATCCTTCCGGTTCTCGTGCTGCGGTCGCTGTCGGCGCCCGCCGTCGAGGAAGAGAAGGATTGA